In Pseudomonas putida, a genomic segment contains:
- the ndk gene encoding nucleoside-diphosphate kinase has product MAVQRTFSIIKPDAVAKNVIGEITTRFEKAGLRVVASKMKQLSKAEAEGFYAEHKERGFFGDLVAFMTSGPVIVQVLEGENAVLANRELMGATNPKEAAAGTIRADFAVSIDENAVHGSDSEASAAREIAYFFSATELCDRIR; this is encoded by the coding sequence ATGGCTGTTCAACGTACTTTCTCCATCATCAAGCCTGACGCCGTTGCCAAGAACGTCATCGGCGAGATCACCACTCGCTTCGAGAAAGCCGGCCTGCGCGTCGTCGCTTCGAAAATGAAGCAACTGTCCAAAGCCGAAGCCGAAGGCTTCTACGCTGAGCACAAAGAGCGCGGCTTCTTCGGCGACCTGGTTGCCTTCATGACTTCCGGTCCGGTCATCGTTCAGGTTCTGGAAGGCGAAAACGCCGTTCTGGCCAACCGCGAGCTGATGGGCGCCACCAACCCTAAAGAAGCTGCTGCCGGCACCATCCGCGCCGACTTCGCCGTTTCCATCGACGAGAACGCCGTTCACGGTTCCGACTCGGAAGCTTCGGCTGCCCGCGAAATCGCTTACTTCTTCTCCGCTACCGAGCTGTGCGACCGCATTCGCTAA
- the iscX gene encoding Fe-S cluster assembly protein IscX translates to MSLKWVDVLEIAIQLAESKPEVDPRYVNFVDLHRWVLALPEFSDDPSRGGEKVLEAIQAAWIEEAD, encoded by the coding sequence ATGAGTCTGAAATGGGTTGATGTACTTGAGATCGCCATCCAGCTTGCGGAAAGCAAGCCTGAGGTCGATCCTCGTTATGTGAATTTCGTCGATCTGCACCGCTGGGTGCTGGCCTTGCCAGAGTTCAGCGACGATCCGTCACGCGGCGGTGAGAAAGTGCTCGAGGCCATCCAGGCGGCCTGGATCGAAGAAGCCGACTGA
- the fdx gene encoding ISC system 2Fe-2S type ferredoxin: MPLVTFLPHEKFCPEGLTVEVEPGTNILELAHEHHIEMESACGGVCACTTCHCVVRKGFDSLEEADELEEDMLDKAWGLEAQSRLACQVVVADEDVTIEIPKYSLNHAAEAPH; encoded by the coding sequence ATGCCGCTGGTAACCTTCCTGCCGCATGAGAAGTTTTGCCCCGAGGGGCTGACCGTGGAGGTCGAGCCCGGGACCAACATCCTGGAGCTGGCCCACGAGCATCACATCGAGATGGAAAGCGCATGTGGCGGTGTATGCGCCTGCACCACCTGCCATTGCGTCGTGCGCAAGGGCTTCGACTCGCTCGAGGAAGCGGACGAGCTGGAAGAGGATATGCTGGACAAGGCCTGGGGCCTGGAGGCGCAATCGCGCCTGGCCTGCCAGGTGGTGGTGGCTGACGAGGACGTCACCATCGAGATTCCCAAGTATTCGCTCAACCACGCTGCCGAAGCGCCGCACTGA
- the hscA gene encoding Fe-S protein assembly chaperone HscA produces the protein MALLQIAEPGQSPQPHQRRLAVGIDLGTTNSLVAAVRSGRSEPLPDAQGNVILPSAVRYLAGHSEVGLAAREAASSDPLNTVLSVKRLMGRGLADVKQLGEQLPYRFIGGESHMPFIDTVQGPKSPVEVSADILKVLRERAEQTLGGELVGAVITVPAYFDDAQRQATKDAARLAGLSVLRLLNEPTAAAVAYGLDQNAEGVVAIYDLGGGTFDISILRLTAGVFEVLATGGDTALGGDDFDMAIAGWIMEQAGLSSDLDPATQRQLLEAACAAKEALTDADVVSVSHGAWQGELSRAAFEAMIEPLIARSLKSCRRAVRDSGVELEEVGAVVMVGGSTRVPRVREAVGALFGRTPLTSIDPDQVVAIGAAIQADTLAGNRREDGELLLLDVIPLSLGLETMGGLMEKVIPRNTTIPVARAQEFTTYKDGQSAMMIHVLQGERELISDCRSLARFELRGIPAMVAGAAKIRVTFQVDADGLLSVAARELGSGVEASIQVKPSYGLTDGEIARMLKDSFEHAGSDKQARQLREHQVDAERLLEAVQGALDADGERLLSEDERIAIGFQMQELRDLLSGTDGAAIEQQTKRLSQVTDAFAARRLDSTVKAALAGRNLNEIEE, from the coding sequence ATGGCCCTACTGCAGATCGCCGAACCCGGTCAAAGCCCTCAGCCGCACCAGCGTCGCCTGGCGGTGGGTATCGACCTTGGCACCACCAATTCCCTGGTCGCTGCCGTGCGCAGCGGTCGCAGCGAGCCCCTGCCCGATGCGCAGGGTAATGTCATTCTGCCTTCGGCGGTGCGTTACCTGGCCGGCCACAGTGAAGTCGGCCTTGCCGCGCGCGAGGCGGCCTCCAGCGATCCGCTCAACACCGTGCTGTCGGTCAAGCGCCTGATGGGGCGTGGCCTGGCCGACGTCAAGCAACTGGGTGAGCAACTGCCATACCGATTCATCGGCGGTGAGTCGCACATGCCGTTCATCGATACCGTCCAGGGGCCGAAAAGCCCGGTGGAAGTTTCGGCGGATATCCTCAAGGTGCTGCGTGAGCGCGCCGAGCAGACGCTTGGCGGCGAGCTGGTGGGCGCGGTCATCACCGTGCCAGCCTATTTCGACGACGCCCAGCGCCAGGCCACCAAGGACGCTGCGCGTCTGGCCGGGCTGAGCGTGCTGCGCCTGCTCAACGAACCGACCGCCGCAGCGGTGGCGTATGGCCTGGATCAGAATGCCGAAGGCGTGGTGGCGATCTACGACCTGGGCGGCGGCACGTTCGACATTTCCATTCTGCGCCTGACCGCTGGCGTGTTCGAAGTACTGGCCACCGGTGGCGACACTGCCTTGGGCGGTGACGACTTCGACATGGCCATCGCCGGTTGGATCATGGAACAGGCCGGGCTGTCGTCCGACCTCGACCCAGCCACCCAGCGCCAGCTGCTCGAGGCTGCCTGCGCTGCCAAGGAAGCCTTGACCGACGCCGATGTGGTGAGCGTCAGCCACGGCGCCTGGCAGGGCGAGCTGAGCCGCGCCGCCTTCGAAGCGATGATCGAGCCGCTGATAGCCCGCAGCCTCAAGTCCTGCCGCCGCGCCGTGCGCGACAGTGGCGTGGAACTCGAAGAGGTCGGTGCGGTGGTGATGGTAGGTGGTTCGACGCGTGTGCCGCGCGTGCGTGAGGCCGTGGGCGCGCTGTTTGGTCGCACCCCGCTGACCTCGATCGACCCCGACCAGGTGGTGGCCATCGGCGCCGCCATCCAGGCCGATACCCTGGCCGGCAACCGCCGTGAAGATGGCGAGTTGCTGCTGCTCGATGTCATCCCGCTGTCGCTTGGTCTGGAGACCATGGGCGGGCTGATGGAGAAGGTGATTCCGCGCAACACCACCATTCCGGTGGCGCGCGCCCAGGAATTCACCACCTACAAGGATGGCCAGTCGGCCATGATGATCCACGTGCTGCAGGGCGAGCGCGAGCTGATCAGTGACTGCCGTTCCCTGGCGCGCTTCGAGCTGCGCGGTATCCCGGCCATGGTCGCTGGGGCGGCGAAGATCCGCGTGACCTTCCAGGTCGACGCCGACGGTCTGCTCAGCGTCGCTGCGCGCGAGCTGGGCTCGGGCGTGGAGGCCAGTATCCAGGTCAAGCCGTCCTACGGCCTGACCGATGGCGAGATCGCCCGCATGCTCAAGGACTCCTTCGAGCACGCAGGCTCCGACAAGCAGGCCCGTCAACTGCGCGAGCACCAGGTCGACGCCGAGCGCCTGCTCGAAGCGGTGCAGGGCGCCCTGGATGCCGACGGCGAACGCCTGCTCAGCGAAGACGAGCGGATCGCCATCGGGTTCCAGATGCAAGAATTGCGTGATTTGCTGAGCGGCACCGATGGCGCGGCCATCGAGCAACAGACCAAGCGTCTGTCGCAGGTGACCGATGCTTTTGCCGCCCGTCGCCTTGATTCGACGGTCAAAGCCGCACTGGCCGGGCGCAACCTGAATGAGATCGAGGAGTAA
- the hscB gene encoding co-chaperone HscB: MGTPCHFALFDLQPCFCLDLDKLATRYRELAREVHPDRFADASEREQRVALETSAALNDAYQTLRSAPRRARYLLAIGGHEVPQEVTVHDPDFLLQQMQWREELEELQDEADLDGVAVFKKRLKAAQDTLNDDFAACWDVPAEREQAERLMRRMQFLDKLAQEVRQLEERLDD; the protein is encoded by the coding sequence GTGGGTACTCCTTGTCATTTCGCTCTGTTCGACCTCCAGCCCTGCTTCTGTCTGGACCTCGATAAGCTGGCCACTCGCTACCGCGAGCTGGCTCGCGAGGTGCACCCGGACCGTTTTGCCGACGCTTCCGAGCGCGAGCAGCGCGTGGCGCTGGAAACGTCCGCTGCCCTCAACGACGCCTACCAGACATTGCGCAGCGCGCCGCGTCGCGCCCGTTATCTGCTGGCCATCGGTGGCCATGAAGTGCCTCAGGAAGTCACGGTTCACGACCCTGACTTCCTGTTGCAGCAGATGCAGTGGCGTGAAGAGCTCGAAGAGCTGCAGGACGAAGCCGATCTCGACGGCGTGGCCGTGTTCAAGAAGCGCCTCAAGGCCGCCCAGGACACGCTCAACGACGATTTCGCAGCCTGCTGGGATGTGCCTGCCGAGCGTGAACAGGCCGAACGCCTGATGCGCCGCATGCAGTTCCTCGACAAGCTCGCCCAAGAAGTGCGCCAACTGGAAGAGCGCCTCGACGATTAA
- the iscA gene encoding iron-sulfur cluster assembly protein IscA, with protein MAISMTEAAASHIRRSLDGRGKGEGIRLGVRTTGCSGLAYVLEFVDELAEEDTVFENHGVKVIIDPKSLVYLDGTELDFVKEGLNEGFKFNNPNVRGECGCGESFNV; from the coding sequence ATGGCTATCAGCATGACAGAAGCCGCCGCCAGCCACATTCGCCGTTCCCTCGACGGGCGCGGCAAGGGTGAGGGTATTCGCCTGGGCGTGCGCACCACCGGTTGCTCGGGCCTGGCCTACGTGCTGGAGTTCGTCGACGAACTGGCCGAGGAAGACACCGTCTTCGAGAACCACGGGGTGAAGGTGATCATCGATCCCAAGAGCCTCGTCTACCTCGACGGCACCGAGCTTGACTTCGTCAAGGAAGGGTTGAACGAAGGCTTCAAGTTCAACAACCCCAACGTGCGCGGTGAGTGTGGCTGCGGCGAAAGCTTCAACGTTTGA
- the iscU gene encoding Fe-S cluster assembly scaffold IscU, which translates to MAYSEKVIDHYENPRNVGKMNAEDPDVGTGMVGAPACGDVMRLQIKVNEQGVIEDAKFKTYGCGSAIASSSLATEWMKGKTLDEAETIKNTQLAEELALPPVKIHCSVLAEDAIKAAVRDYKQKKGLL; encoded by the coding sequence ATGGCATACAGTGAAAAGGTCATCGACCACTACGAAAACCCACGCAACGTCGGCAAGATGAATGCCGAGGACCCGGATGTCGGTACCGGCATGGTCGGCGCCCCAGCGTGCGGTGACGTGATGCGTCTGCAGATCAAGGTCAACGAGCAGGGCGTCATCGAAGACGCCAAGTTCAAGACCTACGGCTGCGGTTCGGCCATCGCTTCCAGCTCCCTTGCCACCGAGTGGATGAAGGGCAAGACCCTGGACGAAGCCGAAACCATCAAGAACACCCAGCTGGCGGAAGAACTGGCCCTGCCGCCAGTGAAGATCCACTGCTCGGTACTCGCCGAGGATGCCATCAAGGCAGCCGTGCGCGACTACAAGCAGAAGAAAGGCTTGCTCTAA
- a CDS encoding IscS subfamily cysteine desulfurase, with translation MKLPIYLDYSATTPVDPRVAQKMADCLLVDGNFGNPASRSHVFGWKAEEAVENGRRQVAELINADPREIVWTSGATESDNLALKGVAHFYQTKGKHIITSKIEHKAVLDTARQLEREGFEVTYLEPGEDGIVTPAMVEAVLRDDTILVSLMHVNNEVGSINDIAAIGELTRSRGVLFHVDAAQSAGKVEIDLQKLKVDLMSFSAHKVYGPKGIGALYVSRKPRVRLEAIIHGGGHERGMRSGTLPTHQIVGMGEAFAIAKQEMVAENARIKALSDRFFEQVSNLEELYVNGSRTHRVPHNLNLSFNYVEGESLLMSLKDIAVSSGSACTSASLEPSYVLRALGRNDELAHSSIRFSFGRFTSEEEVDYAAQKVCEAVNKLRELSPLWDMYKDGVDISKIEWAAH, from the coding sequence ATGAAGTTGCCGATCTACCTCGATTACTCAGCGACAACCCCAGTCGACCCGCGCGTAGCCCAGAAGATGGCCGATTGCCTGCTGGTCGACGGGAACTTCGGTAACCCGGCCTCGCGTTCCCACGTGTTCGGCTGGAAGGCCGAGGAAGCGGTCGAGAATGGCCGCCGCCAGGTGGCCGAGCTGATCAACGCCGACCCGCGCGAAATCGTCTGGACCAGCGGTGCCACCGAGTCCGATAACCTCGCACTGAAAGGCGTGGCGCACTTCTATCAGACCAAGGGCAAGCACATCATCACCTCCAAGATCGAGCACAAGGCGGTCCTGGATACCGCTCGCCAGCTCGAGCGTGAAGGTTTCGAAGTTACCTACCTCGAGCCAGGTGAAGACGGCATCGTCACCCCGGCCATGGTCGAGGCAGTGCTGCGCGACGACACCATCCTGGTCTCGCTGATGCACGTCAACAACGAAGTCGGCTCGATCAACGACATCGCTGCCATCGGTGAGCTGACCCGTTCGCGCGGCGTACTGTTCCACGTCGACGCCGCTCAGTCGGCCGGCAAGGTCGAGATCGACCTGCAGAAACTCAAGGTCGACCTGATGTCGTTCTCGGCGCACAAGGTCTACGGCCCGAAAGGCATCGGCGCGCTGTACGTCAGCCGCAAGCCGCGCGTTCGCCTGGAAGCCATCATTCACGGCGGTGGTCATGAGCGCGGCATGCGTTCGGGCACCCTGCCGACCCACCAGATCGTCGGCATGGGCGAAGCCTTCGCCATCGCCAAGCAGGAAATGGTCGCCGAGAACGCGCGTATCAAGGCCCTGAGCGACCGCTTCTTCGAGCAGGTTTCCAACCTCGAAGAGCTGTACGTCAACGGCAGCCGTACCCACCGCGTACCGCACAACCTGAACCTGAGCTTCAACTACGTCGAAGGCGAGTCGCTGCTGATGTCGCTGAAGGACATCGCCGTATCCTCGGGTTCGGCCTGCACCTCCGCTTCCCTCGAGCCGTCCTACGTGCTGCGCGCCCTGGGCCGCAACGACGAACTGGCACACAGCTCGATCCGCTTCTCCTTCGGTCGTTTCACCAGCGAGGAAGAAGTCGACTACGCCGCGCAGAAAGTCTGCGAGGCCGTTAACAAACTGCGTGAGCTGTCGCCGCTGTGGGATATGTACAAAGACGGCGTTGACATCTCCAAGATCGAGTGGGCCGCCCACTAA
- the iscR gene encoding Fe-S cluster assembly transcriptional regulator IscR, which translates to MRLTTKGRYAVTAMLDLALHAQHGPVSLADISERQGISLSYLEQLFAKLRRSSLVSSVRGPGGGYQLSRGMETIQVAQVIDAVNESVDATRCQGLGDCHAGDTCLTHHLWCDLSQQIHEFLSGISLADLVMRREVQEVAQRQDLRRVAGRCAQLDKIETSAVD; encoded by the coding sequence ATGCGACTGACTACCAAAGGCCGATACGCCGTGACTGCCATGCTCGACCTGGCATTGCACGCGCAGCATGGGCCTGTGTCTTTGGCCGACATTTCCGAACGCCAGGGCATCTCCCTCTCTTATCTGGAGCAGCTGTTCGCCAAGCTGCGCCGCAGCAGCCTGGTCTCCAGCGTGCGCGGCCCGGGCGGTGGTTACCAGCTGTCGCGGGGCATGGAGACCATCCAGGTCGCCCAGGTCATCGATGCGGTCAACGAATCGGTCGATGCCACCCGTTGCCAGGGGCTGGGGGATTGCCATGCCGGTGACACCTGCCTGACCCACCACCTGTGGTGCGACCTCAGCCAGCAGATCCACGAATTCCTCAGCGGCATCAGCCTGGCCGACCTCGTCATGCGCCGTGAGGTGCAGGAAGTTGCCCAGCGCCAGGACCTGCGTCGTGTCGCAGGCCGTTGCGCCCAGTTGGACAAGATTGAGACGTCCGCCGTCGATTGA
- the cysE gene encoding serine O-acetyltransferase, translated as MFERLREDIQSVFHRDPAARNAFEVLTCYPGMHAIWLHRLGHALWTRDFKWLARLVSNFGRWMTGIEIHPGATIGRRFFIDHGMGIVIGETAEIGDDVTLYQGVTLGGTSWNKGKRHPTLENGVVVGAGAKVLGPFTVGAGAKIGSNAVVTKAVPAGATAVGIPGRIIVKSEESEVEAKRKAMAEKIGFDAYGVSGDMPDPVARAIGQMLDHLQAVDERLEGMCGALTKMGSDYCAKELPALPEDDFADQTQAAQRDTQPH; from the coding sequence ATGTTCGAACGTCTGCGTGAAGATATCCAGAGCGTATTCCATCGTGACCCCGCGGCGCGCAACGCCTTCGAGGTGCTCACCTGCTATCCGGGCATGCATGCGATCTGGTTGCACCGCCTCGGCCATGCCCTGTGGACGCGTGATTTCAAGTGGCTGGCGCGCCTGGTGTCCAACTTCGGTCGCTGGATGACCGGTATCGAGATTCATCCTGGCGCCACCATCGGGCGACGCTTCTTCATCGATCATGGCATGGGTATCGTCATCGGTGAAACCGCGGAGATCGGCGACGATGTGACGCTTTATCAGGGCGTGACCCTGGGTGGCACCAGCTGGAACAAGGGCAAGCGCCACCCGACCCTGGAAAACGGCGTGGTGGTCGGTGCCGGAGCCAAGGTGCTCGGGCCGTTCACTGTCGGTGCCGGGGCCAAGATCGGCTCCAACGCGGTGGTCACCAAGGCGGTGCCGGCCGGCGCCACTGCAGTCGGCATCCCGGGGCGGATCATCGTCAAGAGCGAGGAGAGCGAAGTCGAGGCCAAGCGCAAGGCCATGGCCGAAAAGATCGGCTTCGACGCCTATGGTGTCAGCGGCGACATGCCTGACCCGGTGGCGCGTGCCATCGGCCAGATGCTCGACCACCTGCAGGCGGTGGACGAACGCCTCGAGGGCATGTGCGGTGCGCTGACCAAGATGGGGAGCGACTACTGTGCCAAGGAGCTGCCGGCGCTGCCCGAAGATGATTTTGCCGATCAGACCCAGGCTGCCCAACGCGACACTCAGCCGCATTGA
- the trmJ gene encoding tRNA (cytosine(32)/uridine(32)-2'-O)-methyltransferase TrmJ, translating to MLQNIRVVLVNTSHPGNIGGAARAMKNMGLSRLVLVQPKEFPSADASARASGADDILANAQVVGSLEDALVGCTLVMGTSARERSIPWPLIDPRECGAKAVEHAGDGEEIALVFGREHAGLTNEELQRCHFHVHIPSNPDFSSLNLAAAVQVLAYEVRMAWLAAEGAPSKVEKFEASSLRSNEPATMDEMELFYEHLEKTLVDIGFLDPEKPKHLMPRLRRLYGRSAVNRSEMSILRGILTETQKVARGEPHKRKD from the coding sequence TTGCTGCAAAATATTCGTGTTGTTCTGGTCAATACCAGCCACCCCGGCAACATCGGCGGCGCTGCGCGTGCCATGAAAAACATGGGCTTGTCGCGCCTGGTGCTGGTGCAGCCGAAAGAATTCCCGTCCGCCGACGCCAGTGCGCGCGCCTCGGGTGCCGATGACATCCTGGCCAATGCCCAGGTGGTCGGCAGCCTCGAGGACGCGCTGGTCGGCTGCACGCTGGTCATGGGTACCAGCGCCCGTGAGCGCAGCATCCCCTGGCCGCTGATCGATCCGCGCGAGTGCGGGGCCAAGGCGGTGGAGCACGCCGGCGATGGCGAAGAGATCGCCCTGGTGTTCGGGCGCGAGCACGCCGGCCTGACCAACGAAGAACTGCAGCGATGTCACTTCCACGTGCATATTCCGTCGAATCCCGACTTCAGTTCGCTGAACCTCGCTGCCGCGGTCCAGGTGCTCGCCTACGAGGTGCGCATGGCCTGGTTGGCGGCCGAAGGCGCGCCGTCGAAAGTCGAGAAGTTCGAGGCCAGCTCGTTGCGCAGCAACGAGCCGGCGACCATGGACGAAATGGAGCTGTTCTACGAACACCTGGAGAAGACCCTGGTGGACATCGGCTTCCTTGACCCCGAGAAGCCCAAGCACCTGATGCCGCGCCTGCGCCGGCTGTACGGGCGCAGCGCGGTCAATCGTTCGGAAATGAGCATTTTGCGCGGCATCCTCACCGAGACCCAGAAGGTCGCACGGGGCGAGCCGCATAAACGGAAGGACTGA
- the suhB gene encoding inositol-phosphate phosphatase, whose translation MQPMLNIALRAARSASELIFRSIERLDSIKVDEKEAKDYVSEVDRAAEQSIVNALRKAYPNHSIQGEETGLHAGTGEEGKDYLWIIDPLDGTTNFLRGVPHFAVSIACKYRGRLEHAVIVDPVRQEEFTASRGRGAQLNGRRLRVSSRTSLEGALLGTGFPFRDNQMAEMDNYLGMFRALTGQTAGIRRAGSASLDLAYVAAGRFDAFWESGLSEWDMAAGVLLIQEAGGLVSDFNGGHDFLEKGHIVAGNIKCFKAVLTAIQPHLPEYMKR comes from the coding sequence ATGCAGCCTATGCTGAATATCGCCCTGCGCGCCGCTCGCAGCGCCAGTGAACTGATTTTCCGCTCCATCGAACGCCTGGATAGCATCAAGGTCGACGAGAAAGAGGCAAAGGACTACGTCTCCGAGGTTGATCGCGCCGCCGAGCAGAGCATCGTCAACGCCCTGCGCAAGGCCTACCCGAACCACTCCATTCAGGGCGAGGAAACCGGCCTGCACGCCGGCACCGGCGAAGAAGGCAAGGACTACCTGTGGATCATCGATCCACTGGACGGCACCACCAACTTCCTGCGTGGCGTTCCGCACTTCGCCGTCAGCATCGCCTGCAAATACCGTGGCCGCCTCGAGCACGCCGTGATCGTCGACCCGGTTCGCCAGGAAGAATTCACCGCCAGCCGTGGCCGCGGCGCCCAGCTCAACGGTCGCCGCCTGCGCGTCAGCTCGCGCACCAGCCTGGAAGGCGCCCTGCTGGGTACCGGCTTCCCGTTCCGTGACAACCAGATGGCCGAGATGGACAACTACCTGGGCATGTTCCGCGCCCTGACTGGCCAGACCGCCGGCATCCGCCGCGCCGGCTCCGCCAGCCTGGACCTGGCCTACGTTGCTGCCGGCCGCTTCGACGCCTTCTGGGAGTCGGGCCTGTCCGAGTGGGACATGGCGGCAGGCGTACTGCTGATCCAGGAAGCGGGCGGCCTGGTGAGCGACTTCAACGGCGGCCACGACTTCCTCGAGAAGGGCCATATCGTCGCTGGCAACATCAAGTGCTTCAAGGCCGTGCTGACTGCCATCCAGCCACACCTGCCCGAGTACATGAAGCGCTAA
- a CDS encoding glycine zipper 2TM domain-containing protein — protein sequence MNKSMLVGAVLGAVGVTAGGAVATYSLVNKGPEYAQVTDVQPIKQQVKSPREVCKDVTVTRQAPVKDQHQIAGTVVGALAGGLLGNQIGGGTGKKIATVAGAVGGGYAGNKVQEGMQERDTYTTTQTRCNTVNDISEKVVGYNVKYTLGDQVGQVKMDREPGSTIPVDKNGKLILSEADQ from the coding sequence GTGAATAAATCAATGCTGGTGGGTGCGGTTCTGGGTGCTGTCGGTGTAACCGCCGGAGGTGCTGTGGCGACCTACAGCTTGGTGAATAAAGGGCCCGAGTACGCGCAAGTCACCGACGTGCAGCCGATCAAGCAGCAGGTCAAGTCGCCGCGTGAGGTCTGCAAGGACGTCACCGTGACCCGTCAGGCGCCGGTCAAGGACCAGCACCAGATCGCAGGTACCGTTGTCGGCGCCCTGGCAGGTGGCTTGCTGGGCAACCAGATCGGCGGTGGTACCGGCAAGAAGATCGCTACCGTGGCCGGTGCGGTCGGTGGTGGCTATGCCGGTAACAAGGTGCAGGAAGGCATGCAGGAGCGTGACACCTACACCACCACGCAAACCCGCTGCAATACCGTCAATGACATCAGCGAGAAGGTGGTTGGCTACAACGTCAAGTACACCCTCGGTGATCAGGTGGGGCAGGTGAAGATGGATCGTGAGCCTGGCTCGACCATTCCGGTGGACAAGAACGGCAAACTGATCCTGAGCGAAGCCGATCAGTGA
- the secF gene encoding protein translocase subunit SecF yields MKTINFMGVRNVAFAITVLLTVLALFSWWQKGLNFGLDFTGGTLIELTYERPADLKAVRAELVDSGFHEAVVQSFGATTDLLVRMPGDDPQLGNKVAAALQKAGGDNPATVKRVEFVGPQVGEELRDQGGMGMLLALGGILIYLAFRFQWKFAVGAIISLIHDVVVTLGILSFFQITFDLTVLAAVLAIIGYSLNDTIVVFDRVRENFRVMRKASLIENINVSTTQTLLRTIATSVSTLLAIAALLFFGGDNLFGFSLALFIGVMAGTYSSIYIANVVLIWLNLNSEDLIPPAKTEGVDDRP; encoded by the coding sequence ATGAAAACCATCAATTTCATGGGCGTGCGCAATGTCGCGTTCGCCATTACCGTGCTCCTCACCGTGCTGGCATTGTTCAGCTGGTGGCAGAAAGGCCTGAACTTCGGCCTCGACTTCACCGGCGGTACGCTGATCGAGCTGACCTACGAGCGCCCGGCCGACCTCAAGGCGGTGCGTGCCGAGCTGGTCGATTCGGGCTTCCACGAGGCCGTGGTGCAGAGCTTTGGCGCCACCACCGACCTGTTGGTGCGCATGCCGGGCGACGACCCGCAGCTGGGTAACAAGGTGGCTGCAGCCCTGCAAAAGGCAGGCGGCGACAACCCGGCCACGGTCAAGCGTGTCGAGTTCGTCGGCCCGCAGGTGGGCGAGGAGCTGCGTGACCAGGGCGGCATGGGCATGCTCCTGGCCCTCGGTGGCATCCTCATCTACCTGGCATTCCGCTTCCAGTGGAAGTTCGCCGTGGGTGCGATCATCTCGCTGATCCACGACGTGGTGGTCACCCTGGGTATCCTGTCGTTCTTCCAGATCACCTTCGACCTGACGGTACTGGCGGCGGTGCTGGCGATCATCGGCTACTCGCTCAACGACACCATCGTCGTGTTCGACCGGGTGCGCGAGAACTTCCGCGTCATGCGCAAGGCTTCGCTGATCGAGAACATCAACGTCTCGACCACCCAGACCTTGCTGCGCACCATCGCCACCTCGGTGTCGACCCTGCTGGCGATCGCTGCGCTGCTGTTCTTCGGTGGCGACAACCTGTTCGGCTTCTCCCTGGCACTGTTCATCGGTGTCATGGCGGGTACCTACTCGTCGATCTACATCGCCAACGTGGTGCTGATCTGGCTGAACCTGAACAGCGAAGACCTGATCCCGCCGGCCAAGACCGAGGGTGTGGACGACCGTCCATAA